The DNA sequence TGTCCTGGTACTGCGCTTCACCACCATCCCGGAGGGGCCAAGCGTGCTGCAGCCCAGCATGCTTCCCCCTTCCCCCGCTGTCTTTCTCCATAGATCTCATCTCCACCTGGCAATAGGGTGGTCACTTTGTGTTCACTCATCCGTGGTCTGTCACCCCACCTACATGTCCACTCCTCGTCTTTTTCCCCATTGAGCGTCTAGCTCACAGCAGGGGCCTGGAAATTGGTGTGAAATGAGTGATCAAGTGAGTCCCACCTGGGGACCCCAGGTGGCCGGCAATAAAGGTGGGCCCCAGGCAGAGGACAAGAGTGTCACCCAGAAGACCCAGGAAGGGCAGAGAGGCAGCCTGGAAGTGCATAGGGAATGTGTGGGCACGGCTCACGGGGAGGGGACTGAAGGACTGATAAAGGGGTGCTGGCTGTGCTCTGACATTCTGGAGCACAGGCTGGGCAAGCcccactgggctgggctggaagcaGGGGGCTCTGTCACCCTGACCTCCCCAGACCCAGTGTGGGAGGAACGCCAGCAAACAGCAATCTCTTCCCCTTCTGCAGGGCACAGGGGCCTCAAggactgtgtggccttgggaaacAGGAGATGAGCATTCTGTGTCCCTCGCTCAGTGTCAGAGCCTTCCTGATTCTCTCTTAAAGATGGtctcctgctccctcctccccGGCCCCAGGCTGCAGGCCAGGCCCACACCCACCAGCAGCCGCCTCCACCCTCTGTCAATCCACGTGGCCAGGCCTGTCTTGACTTGGgagaaaaagtaaacaattttCAGATAACTCTTTGAAacaagtggaatttttttttttttcttttgtggctaggatctgacctttgtgttataataCTGCCCTCCAGCCAaacgagctaaccagccagcccacaaatggaatttattaaaaagaaaaatacagcaaatgCTACCGTTAGTTAAACTGTGGGTGGTGGATGAACGTTTGTTATATCACTTTCTGCCTTTTCTGAAGGGTTGAAATCAGAGCCATGGGGCGACAGGCACTGGCCACCCTGTTGGGGTGACAGTGGCTGGTGCAGCCACTTTAGAGAAGTGTTGGAGGGATCCGTTCTGCACACGCAAACCCCACGCCCAGCGAGGCAGCCCTCCCCTGGACACACGCCCAGCAGAACCACACCTTGTGTTGACCGTGCCACGTCACTACGAATGCCCACAGCAGCAGTGTTTGAATAACCCCAGCTGGAAATTACCCAGTGCCAACCCACAGTGGATGAATACCAACCACACGACGGAGCGCTCACACCCCAGCAAGGGGAATACACAATGTACACTACGGGGAGCAACACTGACGGATCTGGTAATGTCGAGTGACAGAAGCAGACAGAAGGGAGGACCGACTGTTCAGTTCCTCCAGGATGAGTTTCGGGAACAGGGAAATTACTCTACGGTGGGAAAAATCAGAAAAGCGTTTGCTCTCACTGACGAGCAACTGGGAAGGGGCACAGGGACCGTTCTGCCTCTTGACCGTGGCGTGCTTTacacaagtgtgtgtgtttgccaaAAGTCACTGAATTGCACAGTTAAGATGTGTGTATTTtatctcaacagaataaaggaaatgtATACAAATACGGAAACTACTCAGTAGGTTTTGCTTTTCACAGTGATATGAAGCAGCATTTCTAAAaccacttttttatattttagggtTTGGCAAATGGTAAAcatattacagatgagaagaGCCAGGCTTCTCGTTGTTGGCCGGCAGGTTAGAGATATGGAAAGGGAGAGGCTGGAATGTGCTCTGAGGTGCTGGAAGTATCGGTGTGAACTTGTGGTCTGATGATGACGGACAGATGGATGAATACGTACATGGAcgtgtgtgcatctgtgtataCACACATCTGTTTCTATATCTGTGGACCTATGTTTCCACATTGCTACTTGCAAACATCctgcctcctcccttcctcctgtaCCCCCTGTCAATAAGAGGTGGGGTTTTCACTCTCTGCTcactgagagggcctagaagtcATGGCAGCATGGTGGCCATGAGCACATGCAATGTCCAGATCTTGGTCTCTAAATATCATTTTCCTTGGAGGACAGGCTGGTTCAAGGAACACGCAAGATGTGCCTGaaacagtccttttttttttttcttttttttttgaagctggctagtatggggatggacatgcacccttgaccttggtgttaccagcaccacactgtcccaagtgagccaactggccagcccaagccTGGAACAATTCTTGTGCCAGAAAACACAGAGGTGCTCAAAGAATGACGGCACATGTCAGAGAGACACAGAACAGCTCGAAGGGGTGCCGCAGATCACATCTGGAACAATTTAAGCATCAAAAACAATGAATGATTGTTTTTGTAGTGGGTTATAACCTATTAAACGAaatcaaaaataataagtaaaataaaataaaaattcacgagtctttatttcaagaaagaaagagaatagagagacagggagggagggcggGGAAGGAAACACTTTTTTACAGCAGAATGCAAACTAATAACTACAGAAGAAGGAAGGTGGGGCTAGAAGACATGTGTGAATGCTCAAAAGAGTGGCTGAACGCTTAATGAGGGGCAGAATATTTACATACCCTCAAAATACCTTTCTAAATATTACTCCTTAGCCACAAGAGAAAAGTAGtgactttacagaggaggaaactggcaGATCTTCAGCAGGTGATCAAAGATCACCGCACAGGGGTACAGCACGTGACTCCAGCATGAGGTTCTGAGAAGACACAGAGCCACTCGGAGGGGCTCCCGCCCGAGGCACAACCTGGATCAGTCACGAGCAAGCACCCGGGTGGACCCAAACGGAGGCACATTCTACAGAACCACCGGCCTGGACTCCAGTGTCACAGAAGACAAAGAGAGGTCGTAAACGCTCCAGAGGAAGGGGACGAAGGTGCCGTGACCAGTAAGTGCACCCTGTGAGCCTGGCTCCTAGTGGGCCTGGAAAATAAAACGCCAGCGTGGGGTGGCATGGGCCCCACCAGTTGAGCATGGGCTCGGCTGTGGCACAGTTAGGGGACAGTACTGCAGCGATTTTGATTTTGATCAAACACACTGTGATTATGTGAGAGCATGTCCTTGTCCTTAGGAAACACACGCGGAAGTAACTGGGTAAAGGATGCAATGTCTCTATCTACTCTTAAGAGGTTACGAAAAaactatatgcaaatatatatgtgtgcggatagatggatggataggcagacagacagatgggGGGACAGACAGAAGAGAGGAAAGCAGCAGGGGGGAGAGCAGGGAGAAGGGTGAAGCAAACAGGAAAAACGTATCTGGGTCAAGGGCACTCAGAGTTCCTTGTACTGTTTTGCCACTGTCCTCTAAACTagaaattatgtcaaaataaaacataatctcCTCGTGGTatagtaagaaatatatttggtcttgtcctcagtacctggcacagagttcctaaagcccttggaatttcctgagtgacaggagtgtcttttgttattcacaaTGAACCCCTTTGACCACACCTGAGTTTACACTCCTGAGATGACTTAGGTTGGGGCCCCTAGGTGACCTCAGGATGGGggtggtcaccagaaagaccaagcaaTGAGAGGACTGGAACTTGCAGCCCCACCCACTAGCTCCAGGAAGGGGTGGGAGGTGCTGGAGATGAGGCTCTGTAACAACCCTTGAAAAATGGGATCTGAGCTTCCAGGTTGGCGAACGCACGGAGGTTTTGGGAGGtgacacacacagagaaggcaCAGAAGCTCTGCGGTCCCGTCCCTATActttgccctgtgcatctcttccatttggtgGTGCCTGAGTTccatcttttataataaactggtaaacacaAGGAAATGGCCTTCCTGAgctctgtgagccattctagcaaattatgaAACCCGAGGAGAAAGGGAACCCCCAATTTATAACTACTCGTCAGAAGTATGGGTAAAAAACCTGGGGCTTGCGACTGGCATCTGCAGTGGGGGCCGTCTTGTGGCACTGAGCCCctaacctgtggggtctgcactaattccaggtagttagtgtcagaattgaactgaattgtaggacacccagtcgGCATCCACAGAGAACTGGTTGTTGGTGCTGGAAAACACCCCACCCTCCCCAAACAAAACAGATGTGGAGCAAACAGAATTCCTAAAATGCTGCTAAGGGGAGTGGGAACTGGTCCAGTCACTTTGGAACACTGTCTGGCAGTATCTACTCAACACATGCACACTACgccccagcaattctgctccgtGATATAAATCCAACAGCAATGGGAAGACATGTGCCTCCTAAGACATACACagaaatgttcagagcagcagcATCCATActaaccccaaactggaaatgacccaaatgcCTATCATGGGCAAAGCAGATCGATAGAGTGTGGTGTATTGACCCAGTAGAATTCACCCAGTGGAATCCAGTCCACCCGGTGGAATCATACCCAGGCATGAGAATGTCCACTCTGCAGCAATTCACggcagcatggatgaatcttacaAGAATAATGTTGAGCCAAAGAAGCACTTAATAAGTGGGGCATTGAGCTGGACCCAAGGGATGAAAAGCCGAGACAAATACTCCAGGCCTCTGGGAAGTACAGCATCCGTGGAAGGAGACCAAGGAAGTGATGCAGGGGCTGGACCCGTGAGGGACGAGCAGGAGGCCAAAGGGTGGCCTGGCTGGGCCCTGGCACGAACCATACCACACCGTGGGGCAGCAGCCTCTGTCTGCTTCAGCTGTGCCCAAAGTCCTTGTAGGGTGCAAGTGGGCGCTCTATAAACATCAGGTGATGGACTGAATGAGCAGCAGGCACATGACCAGCCTGCTGAAATGAATCACCGTGCGCCTGCCTGAGCCAAGCCTAGATAAGGACACCCACGTCTTCAGCCCCACCTCTGTGTAAGACCTCGACAGGCCAGCTAGCTGCCGTCCCTGCTGCTGAGAGCACCCGTCTCACCTCTTCCCTAAGACTGTCCCCTCCTCTGGTCCCAAGGAACCACAGTCCTTGGAAGTCATTTAAAGAGCTCAGTAAATGCTCTTTTCCTTATTCTCTTCCCAGCCCCAGCACCCCAGCAGGGAGGGATGCACTCTTTCTACATTCCTCAAAGGAGGCTGTTGCAATTTCAGGCCGGGATGCCTGACCCACGTAGCCAGGGAACAGTGTTCCTACCGAGTATCCAGATTCCAGGAGTCTTTGCTGAGGACACCCACTTGCAAGGCTCACACCCACCGGGGGCACAGGAGGCCCCAGGGAAGCCCCGAACCTCAGGCCCCCTGAACTGCCCACTCCCTGGGAGAGTCCAGTGGGGGTGGTGAGCTGTTGCAACTGGGGCAAAGGCGAGGCTGGCTCCGGAATTCTCCATGCAATGACCAGGAGACAACTCAAGACACCTGTGTGTATCTGCCCAGCACTGACTGGCCTGCCTAAGAACAGTTTTAAaaactaaggaagaaaaaaagatgagataaCAAAAGGCACAGGAATGAAACAAACCCCTTTTGTGTATGTATACTTTCAACAGACACTGAGTGCATGTCTGCTAGGGACCAGCCCACACTTGGCCTTTGGTAGAAGTTTCCAGAATGAAGAAACTGGGCTCAGGACCTTGGTTTGCCCGCAGCTTTCACATACACAGCTGTGTTGTCAATGGGctctctcatttcacagatgaagacgTGAAGCTCAAGACCAGCTCCCCAAACAGCACAACTAATGAGTGCCAGAGCCAGGACCAGAACGTGGACAGACAGCTGTGCAGCCTCAGGAGTTGGCCAGTCATTCGGTTCACTTAATCTTTTGGCAAATAAAGGATAAAACGCTTTTATGCACctcccaggggtctcatattccAGGAGGGGACCCGGGCTGCAGAAACAAGTTGGGACAGGACAGTGAGTGATGGGAAGGGTACTCCAGATGGCACTGCAGCCAGGAAGGACAGTGACCAGCCCAGGGGCCAGGAGGGCTTCCCAGGGAAAGGGGCCTGGGAGCTAAGCTTTGTTCATATTCAAGCTAGGTTTTGAAAAAGGAGTAAGAATTTATCCaaaggagaagagggaaggatgACATTCTGGGCAGGGGGTACTCAAGTGCCAGGGTAAAGAGACAAAAGCCAGGGAGACTTGTGTAGGGAACACCCGGGCGGGGCGTGAGTCAGGCTGCAGGAGTGGCCAGGGGCGGGGCGCCCTGCTGCACCTGCCCGGGGCCAGGCAGGGGAGCTGGGTTTATAGCagcagccaggctgctgggtgcACTGGAGCCAGCAAGTCCCTGGGCAGCATGCTGTGTGCTCTGCTTCTCCTGCCCAGCCTCCTGGGGGCCGCCACGGCCAGCCCCACCTCGGGCCCCCAGGAGTGTGCAAAGGGATCCGAGGTGTGGTGTCAGGACCTGCAGGCAGCAATACTATGCGGGGCTGTGGGGCACTGCCAAAGGGCCATCTGGAGCAAGACCCCTGCCAAGTCCCTGCCCTGTGATGTATGCCAGGATGTGGTGGCGGCAGCTGGCTATGGGCTGAACCCCAATGCCACAGAGTCTAACATCCTGGCTTTGGTGCTGAAGACCTGCATGTGGCTTCCCAGCGAGGAGTCTTCAGCCAGATGCAGGTGGATGGTGGACGCCCACAGCTCAGTCGTCCTGAACATGCTCGCTGGAGCCCCAGGCAGTGGCCCAGCTCAGGTGTGCACTGCGCTCACCCTCTGCGAGCCACTGCAGAGGCACCTGGCTATCCCGGGGCCAACCTCCAAGGAGGATGTGGCCGAGGCAGTGGCTCCATTCATGGCCAAGGGGCCTCTCAGCTTCCACCCTCCCCAGATGCCTGGGGGTGCCGTGTGCCTCGACTGTGTTAGGCTCGTCTCCCGGCTCCAGGATGCTCTTCAGTCCAACTTGACCTTGGCAGAGGTGAACATCCAGGAGCAGTGTGAGTCCTTGGGCACCGGCCTGGCTCTCCTCTGCAAGAACTATATCCGCCAGTTTTTCGCCCCTGCTGAGCAAACACTGAGGCTTCTCCCCCCGCAGGAGATCTGCGGCAAGGGGGGCTTCTGCGAGGATCTGAGGGGAcctgcccacctggctcccgtgGTTGCTGTGGACAGGGTCCCCTCCCTGGAGCCGGTGTTGCCAAGGAAACAGAGCGAGGTTCAGATGACGGCCAGCCTGACCTGCGAGGTGTGCATGGACGTGGTCAAGCAGCTGGATCAGTGGCTTCTGTCCAACAGCTCCGAGGTCCTCATCATCCAGGCCCTGGAGCGGGTGTGTTCAATAATGCCTGCTTCCATCCTCCATCAGTGCATCACCTTAGTGGACACCTACAGCCCCTCCTTGATGCAGCTGGTGGCCAAAGTCACCCCAGAAAGAGTGTGCACGACCATCCGACTATGCAGCAGCCGGAGGCGGACCCGGGCAGTCCATGGGGCTTATGCCACCGCCCTGCCCCTATTGATGGACGAAGAGAACCAGGGCAGCTTCTGCAACGGGTGCAAGAGGCTGCTCAGCGTGTCCTCCCGCAACCTGGAGAGCAAGAGCACCAAGCGGGACATCCTGATGGCCTTTAAGAGTGGCTGCAGAATCCTGCCACTGCCCTACATGGTGCAGTGCAACCGCTTTGTCACCGAGTACGAGCCCGTGCTCATCGAGAGCCTCATGGACATGATGGACCCCATAGCCGTATGCAAGAAGGTGGGGGCCTGCCACGCCCCCAGGACCCCGCTGCTGGGCACCGACCAGTGTGTCATAGGTCCCAGCTTCTGGTGCAAGAGCCAGGAGGCCGCCGAGCTGTGCAATGCTGTGGAGCACTGCCAACGCCGTGTGTGGAAAGAGACGCCCTTCCACCCCGGAGACCACGCATGAGCGCAGCCACCAGGTATCCAGCACCCGATAGTGCTGGCCCAGGAGGCTCCTGTATCCCACGGGTACCTTGAGGTGGGTGCTgtccccatccccatttcacagatgagaagctGAGGCTGAAAAGGAGCAGGCCTGAAACTGAATGCCAGATATTTCTGATCCCAAAGAGCTCCATCTTAACAACTGTGCCACAGGCTTTGCCCTCGCCAATGTGTTTAACAGGCTGGGACAGACTGAGATGCACCGCACACCCAACCCAGACAAGACTGCCCCATAGTCTCCCACGCTGCGATGGCGCTGACGGTCTGGGGCAGCCTGGCAGTGCCTCAGGTGCCCCCATCTGCCCCTTGCTGGATGAACGTTGCTAGTGGGGCTGATCCCTCCTGTTAACAGCACAGGGCGTGGGGCTGGGTCTCACCCAAGCCACCATGGCTCGCTCAGGCCAGAGCTCCTCAACCTGGGTCACTGGAGGTGGCTTCCCAAGGTGCGTTGACATGCGAGTGTCTCTGGACACTCCTGGGGAGGAGTCTGGGGCTTTGGCCATATTCTCCAAGTGGTGCTTGGTTTCAGAGCAGTCTTCCGATGTCCACCATGGGGACCCTCTCCTGGCACCCCAGACTCTCAGCCACCCTGGTCACGAGCAGAACAAAAGTCTTGGGGTGTGATCAAAATCAGGAGAGCAAAACATGTCGGGCAAAAGCCCCAGGGGGACAGCCCAGAGGGGCCCTGGAGAGGCCACCTGGGGTGCGTGTAGCCACAAGGACGGATGGGAGCCATGAGATGTGAGCAAGTCCCTCTGCCCGTTGGAGCCTCAGCTTTCtaatctgtagaatggggatgatCACGCCGGCCTCACTGGGATGTTCAGATAATTCAAGACAACGTCCTAGAGATCCTTCCCCCAGAGACCAGCATCCATCGGGCTGCTGGGACCAGCAAGACCCATCTCGGGAGGCCAGGGCGGGGGTTCCCAGGAGTCTGGCTGTGCGAGAGCTGTATAAACTGCGAGCCTTCAGCAAAGGTGTTTGCTGTGTTTTTATCCTCGTGGAGGGCCATGGTGCCAGAGCCGCTGCAGCAGCCCCCACCCTACTAGGTGTCCCCTTCAGGGGGCCTCCGGAGGCTCACATCCTGCTCAGGCCCCACTGAGGTTTCCTCTCACGCTGTGTTGCCCCCGCACACTGTGAGCCCCTCAGGGACAGCCACTGGGCATGATGCCCGCTGTGTCCTCATGCACAGCAGGGGGCCTGTGTACAGTAGGTGCTCAGACACTGGTGGGGCGCACATGCATCCCTGTGGCAGAAGCCACCACTTCACGTGAGGCTGGGTGGTGTGGCCCATTTAGATGAACTCTCCTTCCCAGTGGCCACACCTGAGCTCTCAGGTAAACATCCCGGCCCACTCCATTGCCCTAGGAACACAGGCGTGCTTGGCCTGAGTCTCTGGCTGGGCAGACCTGGGCCCGACGAGGACGGCAGTGGGCTGGGGATCACACTGACCCACTACAAGGCCGTAGGAAGGCAGCTCCATGTCAGATCCCCAAACACAGAAGCCTTGAGCTTGTTGGACTCACTGTCTACTGAGACATCCCCTGAAGGCCACCCCCCTCCAGGAATGGCCCTAGAGGTTCTCGGTCTGCTGTAGGTGTCCCCACCTGACAAAGTCCTCTGGAAGGATGAAGCTGCAGTTCGTCCTCTGGCCTGGCTGTGAGTCTAGGGGGACACTTGCTGACAGTTGTATGTGACATGTCACAGCTTCCCTAACCTGAAACTTCCCTGGAGACATCACTGGTCACACGAGGCCAGCCTGCTAGAGGCCAGGATGAATGCTGTGTCTCCCAGGTGACCCACCTACACAGAGCTAAGACACTATTCTTGGCTCTTTGGCCCTGGGGTCACCCACCTTCCCCAACCCAAAGCTACCTGCAGTGGGCAGTCAGGGTGGGGTCTCTCCACCTGCCCCTTCCCtttacccacccccacccaccacctgGGTGCCAGCTTCTCCCACTGACCCACTGACTGAATGCATCCCCAGGTGCCGTTTGTCCATGATGACTGTGTCCTGGAGCACACCTGGAGATGACCCCACAGGTCCAGC is a window from the Cynocephalus volans isolate mCynVol1 chromosome 9, mCynVol1.pri, whole genome shotgun sequence genome containing:
- the PSAPL1 gene encoding proactivator polypeptide-like 1, producing MLCALLLLPSLLGAATASPTSGPQECAKGSEVWCQDLQAAILCGAVGHCQRAIWSKTPAKSLPCDVCQDVVAAAGYGLNPNATESNILALVLKTCMWLPSEESSARCRWMVDAHSSVVLNMLAGAPGSGPAQVCTALTLCEPLQRHLAIPGPTSKEDVAEAVAPFMAKGPLSFHPPQMPGGAVCLDCVRLVSRLQDALQSNLTLAEVNIQEQCESLGTGLALLCKNYIRQFFAPAEQTLRLLPPQEICGKGGFCEDLRGPAHLAPVVAVDRVPSLEPVLPRKQSEVQMTASLTCEVCMDVVKQLDQWLLSNSSEVLIIQALERVCSIMPASILHQCITLVDTYSPSLMQLVAKVTPERVCTTIRLCSSRRRTRAVHGAYATALPLLMDEENQGSFCNGCKRLLSVSSRNLESKSTKRDILMAFKSGCRILPLPYMVQCNRFVTEYEPVLIESLMDMMDPIAVCKKVGACHAPRTPLLGTDQCVIGPSFWCKSQEAAELCNAVEHCQRRVWKETPFHPGDHA